The Bacillus sp. F19 DNA segment TACTTGGTCATTCTCGGATTATCAATTGTCGTATTTAAGCTGGGGTTTGCTAAAAAGCTGCCCCTTCTAAAGGCAATTGTCATCTATTTGTTCTTAATGTTCGGGTGTACAGTTTTAACCTTTTTAGGTGCATTTCTTCCTGTCGCTGAAGGACTCATTGTTGCAGCACTCATCTTAATCATCTATAAGATCCGTCTGCATCAGTCCAAAAAAGCTGAGCGGGATGCCGCAACATGAGATCACTTCAGGACTCTCTTTATAATTGGCTTTCCATTAAAGTTGTAGCGGATGCCCGTCCTGAAGATACTGCTGCAGGTGATACATTCAGGCTGTTTGATGAATTGCTGAAGGAAAACCATGATTTGAACGATGTTCAAGTTCAGAAAGATGAAGTCATGTATCTTGTGTGCTACACACTGAATGGCGAGTCTAAATCATTCAGATTTCCGGTAGAATTAATTGACAGCATGATTGATCAAATCGAAGCAGAACCTGAAAAATATGTGAATTATAAATAAAAACACCTCTTAATGAGGTGTTTTTTTGTGCATAATTTGAGCTGAGGCAGCCATTACAGCTGCAAACAGGATGTGACCTAACGTTCACCAGGCAATCGCTTCAAAGTCGTTAATTGCTGGCGTCTCTCTTACGGCAAGTATAGTTAAAGGCAAATATAATAATAAGGCCGTCAGAGTAAGTGCAAATGATGTCAGCCATTTAATCAGAATAGCTGAGATATTAAAAAAGTTCAAAGTGAAAATATACAGAATTCCTATAACAACAGCAACAGCTAAATGAAGAACAAATTCATAAAGCTCAGGGAGAGGCTCTCTGTAAATAAAATCAATGTTAAGTAAAAGCACATACACTTTCACTTCACTGACTATTTCAGCGAATTTCAGAAAAAGACCAAGAACAATACCGCTGAACAGGCCAATAAGAGCTCCCCGTTTAACAACTACCAGTTTTCTTCTGTTTTTTTATCTCTGTACAATCTGAAATTACCCGTGTTTGCCCGTTCAATCGTCCGATTTTCAATCCTCAGATCGCATTCATTGCACATATACGTATGGATCGGGCGGTTTCTCAGCCTCTTCGCCTGAAGCGTTTCGTCACTAATGGTTTCGACTTTATCGCATAAAACACATTTTACTCTCATGGTACACCTCATTATTCTTTTATGATAAATACATTTAGTTAAGTTTCTTTTTTAGTTTTGGTGAATTAACCTTAGATCAATTTTTATTGTCAAAACAGGTTGAAAAGATTCTGAAGCCGGCTGATAAAAATGAATTGTGATTTATGAACCGCTACTGTATATATGTTTTTCTGCCTGAACTAAACAGGCGGTTCCGCTTTTCTGTGTGTCTAGCTCCACCGCCTAACTCCTTGGCCAGAACGGATTCACCAAAAAAGTCAAAACCGGACTTTTCCGGTGAATCTTTATCTGTCTGCCTGCGCTAAACAGGCGGTTCCGCTTTTCCATGTGATTTTACAGTTGGAAACAAAAATAAAAAAAGGTATGATAGCATTATACAACTTTAATGGAGGGAAGAAAATGGCTAATAAGGTAGAAACAAAATTGATTCAGCCTTTGTTTGACAATCTCCAAAAAGAAAGATTTGCTGTTTTTGCAACTCTTGATCATGAAACAGGATCTCCGAATGTATCAGCCGTTTCGTGGGTGTATGCACCCGATTTAGAACGGGTTTACCTGGCTGTTGACAATCGTTCCAGAATCGTTGAAAACGTCAAAAAGCATCCGGCTGCGGCCATTACGCTGCTTGCAAATGAGTCTACATATTCTATTAATGGAAATGCCCATGTAAAAATTGAAAAGCTTGAGGGAGTCCCGTTAAAGCTTGCATTAATTGAGCTTAGCATTTCTGAAGTCCGGGATGTAATGTTTTACGGCTCAAAAATTTCAGCTGAACCTGCATATGAAAAAACATATGATGAAAAAGCAGCAGCAAAGCTTGACAGCCAGGTTTTAGAAGCAATGAAAAAAGCTTAGAAAGATACGCTCTAAGCTTTTTTTAAGTGCATTTTTTTTTATCCTTGGACCTTGAGCATTTGGTCATCAGTTTTGATTTAAATGATCCTGAGATTGATCTTCCTGTTCACGATCAAGCTCTTTTTGCTCCTTTTCATTCAGCTGATCGTTATCTTGTTCCGTTGGTCTGTTTTGATTATTATTATTATTATTCAGCATATCATTTGGAATTTCAGGCATGACGCGGCCTACTATTGCGGCAAGCTCGTCAAGAATGCCTCCAACTGGCTGTCCTTGCTGAAGATCTTTACCCATTTCCCGCAGTCTGACTGTTGTATCCGCATCAGCAATGATCACCGCGTTTGCTCCATATGGATCATGCTGAATGCTTTCAGCAACAGCATATTTAATGGATTCGACTTTGTTGCGGTCAAGTTCAGAATTTACATCAATGCCTACTACTGCATACTTGCCAAGAACAACTGCGCTGACGTCATTTACACCTGGAACACGTCCTGCAAGATTGACCAGGCGCTTAGAAATCTGTTCACCTGATTTTTTTTCCACTGGTTCATTTACTGTGTTTCTGACATTAATGGGCTTTCCGTTTTGATCTTCGGGTGTGTCGCCCTGAGAGCCCTGATTCACTGAGCATGCTGTTAAAGCGAGCAGAATAAACAGTGCTGAAAAAACAAAGTTGCGCATGAAATCACTCCTTTTTAGACCATGCTTTTTAATTTTATTGTCTAATAAATCTTCTATCTTTATGCACCATTTCATATATTTTAGCAACGCTTCAATTACAGCTTGATTATCTTAGTCTGACATTTAAGTGCAGTACACTATAAAAACCTGAACTGGGTAGGAGGCGGAAGGTTGAGTAAAATCTATGTTTTGGATACGAATGTCTTACTGCAAGATCCGAATTCCATTTTTTCTTTTGAAGAAAACGAAGTAGTGATTCCGGCAGTCGTTCTTGAAGAGGTCGATTCAAAAAAGCGGTATATGGATGAAATAGGACGAAATGCAAGACATGTTTCCAAACTGATTGATAGCCTAAGGCTGATTGGAAAGCTTCATGAAAAAATCCCTTTGCCAAGCGGCGGTTTTTTAAGGATTGAGCTGAATCATCGCTCTTTTCATGAACTTCAGGAGATTTTTATAGAAAAAACAAATGATAATCGCATTCTTGCAGTGGCGAAAAATCTTTCAATTGAAGAGGAAACAACGGAAAACGGAAGACCTGTCATTTTAGTGAGCAAAGATACGCTGGTCAGGGTAAAAGCTGATGCAATCGGACTGCTTGCAGAGGATTTTCTTAGTGACAGAGTCGTTGAAATTGACAGAATCTATACGGGATATCTTGATTTGTATATAAGCGGTGATGATTTGAATCGATTTTATGAGAAAAATGAATTGATTTTGTCTGAGGTAACAAATCATCCATTTTATCCGAATCAATTTGTCATTATGAAAAATGCGCTTGGCGGCTCTGCTTCTGCGATAGGAACCGTGGATAAAACCGGAAAAAAGGTAAAAAGACTCGTTTTTGATCACGATCACATATGGGGGATTCGGCCAAGAAATGTTCAGCAGACGATGGCGATGGAGCTGCTTCTCAGAAATGACATGCCTCTGGTCACATTAATTGGAAAAGCAGGCACCGGGAAAACGCTGCTTGCTTTAGCTGCAGGTCTGATGCAGACAGAAGATTTAGGCACTTTTAAAAAACTGCTCGTTGCAAGGCCAATTGTTCCTGTTGGGAAGGATATTGGCTATCTGCCTGGTGAAAAACAGGAAAAATTAAGGCCTTGGATGCAGCCGATTTATGATAATCTAGAATATCTTTTTAATGCTAAAAAACCTGGGGAGCTGGATGCCATTTTAGCAGGCATGGGATCAATTGAAGTAGAGGCCCTCACGTATATTCGCGGAAGAAGCATCCCTGAGCAGTTCATTATTATTGATGAAGCCCAGAATTTAACAAAACACGAAGTTAAGACGATTTTGACCAGAGTAGGGGAAAAAAGCAAAATTGTATTAATGGGGGATCCTGAACAAATTGATCATCCTTACCTTGATGAATACAATAATGGTTTAACCTATGTTGTTGAGAAGTTTAAAGATCAGCATATTGCGGGTCATGTAAGATTAGTAAAAGGAGAGCGCTCAGGTCTTGCGCAGCTCGCCGCAGATTTATTGTGAAAAATGGGAAAAGCCGCTGATAATAGCGGCTTTTCTTACTCAATTATTATTTCTCTTGTGTTTGTAATAGGGTTATCCCTGTTGCTGCCATCACCATAATAAAGGGTAACAGGTCCTTCGTCAGTCAGCGGTTTCCCATTTTTACTGAATCCAAGGATGAGGGCTGATGCTTCCTCCAGTGTCATTCTAACCTCTCCTTGATTGGTTTTAAATACAGCATATTCAGCTGTTGGAGCAGGCTCGGCATTTCTTAGGAAAGGAAGCAGCGGAATTCCGAAAGTTCCGTTTAAGATTCTTTCTTTTTCGGTGCGCTTTTCGTTTTTGCTGTCTGGGAGCTTTGCTCCTTCGCGTATTTCCTGGTCCCAGTGTTTTGAGACGGCCTTCGTATACTCTTCTAGTTCGTTTCTCTCTTTGTTATTCTCATCAAAATAAACAGTCAGATCGACTTTTCTGTCGTCAAAAATCCATACACCGGGATCCAGTGTGATTGGAAAGGCGATATTTCCTTTTATCATAATGATTGAGTGCATTGCTACACGTCCTTTCATAAAAAATTATAAGCGCTTTCTGTGATTTTGTCATGGGGGTCATTGGCATGAAGTTTGGGCAAACTAACACCTCATACTGAAAGAAGAGGTGAACGGGTCATGCCATGTCAAACTAACGAAGAGCTTGAGCGGCTTGTGAGCATTGCGAGGGAGGTTACGAAGGAAGGAAAGATAGCTGACTATATTCCCGCACTTGGCGAAGCAGATCAAAATGATTTGTCTGTTGCGATTTATCATGTTGAAAACACATGTATGTCAGCAGGGGATATTGAAAAAAGCTTTACCCTGCAAAGTATATCAAAAGTGCTGACTCTTGCACTTGTGCTAATGGATCATGGTGAATCCTTTGTGTTTGATAGAGTGGGCATGGAGCCGACGGGAGATCCGTTTAACTCAATCGTCAAGCTTGAAACTCATGAAAATCAGCGGCCGCTTAATCCGATGATCAACGCAGGCGCTCTTGCGGTTACGAATATGATTAAAGGATCTGACAAGGAAGAAAAATTATCCCGTTTTTTAGCATTCACAAAAGAATTAACCTTCAATAAAGATATTAAAGTCTGTCATGAAATAGCTTCTTCTGAATTTGAAAATGCGTGGCTGAACCGGTCACTTTGCTACTTCATGAAGAAAGACGGAATCATTGACGGTGATGTTGAGGACTTAATTGATTTATATTCAAAGCAATGTGCCCTACAAATGCACAGTCTCGATCTTGCAAAAATCGGAGCAGTCTTCGCTCTTGACGGCAAGCATCCTCAAACAGAAAAACAAATTATCCCCAAAGATATTGCCCGTATTTGCAAAACGTTTATGGTGACATGCGGAATGTACAATGCATCAGGGGAATTTGCAATAAAAGTTGGAATACCTGCTAAAAGCGGAGTATCAGGAGGTATTATGGGAATCGTGCCTTATCATTTTGGAATCGGAATTTTTGGACCATCTCTTGATAAAAAAGGGAACAGTATTGCAGGCATTAAGCTACTTCATCTTTTGTCTGAAAAGTATGAATTGAGCATTTTCTGATGTATCTTTGTCCGGGAACAAGTTCACTTAAGAATAACACCTTGTTTTTTCTTGATTTTTTACTGTTTTCACTATAATATTAATAGATAGATTAGGGTATTCGCTCGGGAACGGAGGGGTTCAATTGGCGTCTGAGATTGCAATTGATCATCGAGAAAAAGCACTTGCGCTCTTAAAGGCAGATGCTGATAAAATTACGAAGCTGATTCAAGTCCAAATGGACAATTTGACGATGCCTCAATGTCCTCTTTATGAAGAGGTTTTAGATACACAAATGTTTGGATTATCAAGAGAAATTGATTTTGCCGTCAGGCTTAATCTGATTGATGAACGTGAAGGAAAAGTAATCCTTGACACACTCGAAAGAGAAATGTCGGCATTGCATGAAGCGTTCACAAAGAAATAACAATAAAACTCAAACTGTTCATTTAGACAGTTTGAGTTTTTTTATAAAGCACTTATCGTAAACTTTGCTGTTTTCACCAGTCAGTAATAAATCTGCTTTTGCATTTTCATGAAATAGGACACGAATGGATCTGCCGTAAAAAACTTCTGCGTAAAAAACAATTTATGCGAAAACAGCATATTATTAGCCGTAAAACAAACCATAACAAAAGACCTACATACTTTTTTAACTTGTTTGCGCACGTTTGCCGGGTTACCATAAGGCGTGCGTTCGGAAGAAGAAAACATAATGGAAGGAATTTTCGCTTAAATCTCGAATTTCTAACTAGGAAAATAAAATCATCCAGAATGCAGCAACAAGTCACGATAGGAAGCGATAAAATGATAAAAAAAATTCTAAAATCATATGATTATTCACTACTTCTTGCTGTTATCCTCTTATGCGGGTTTGGTCTCGTGATGGTGTACAGTTCAAGTATGATTTCTGCCGTTGCCAGGTGGGGCTATGAAAGTGATCACTTTTTCCAAAGGCAGGCAATTTTTATTGCACTGGGGTTTGTGGCCCTTCTAATTACCATGTTCTTTCCTTACAGAGCTTATTTAAATCCTTTTTTTATCAGGGGCGTAGTCATGCTTTCCATCCTGATGCTCCTTGCTATTTTCGTATTCGGCTCTGTTGCAGGCGGTGCAAGAAGCTGGTTTTCGCTGTTCGGATTTAAGCTTCAGCCGGCAGAATTTGTAAAGCTCAGCGTCATCCTTTATCTTGCAGCGGTGTACGAAAAAAAACAATCCTACATTGATCATTTCGGAAGAGGTGTGCTGCCTCCCATTATTTTTACAGGGTTTATATGTGTACTGATTATCCTCCAGCCTGACATTGGCTCGGCATCTATCATTGGCATGATTGCTCTTTCAATGGTCGTTTGTTCGGGACTTGGCATGAAAAATATTTTCAAGCTTATTATATTGGGGCTTGCCGGTCTTGTAGCGATCAGCCCTTTAGTTTTGCTGAAATGGGACAAGATTTTTACAACAGAGCGGGTCAGCCGGTTTGTAGGATTTATGGATCCTTTCGGAGATGCAGCGGACTCGGGCTTCCATTTAATAAATTCTTATTATGCCATTGGTTCTGGCGGATTGACTGGGCTTGGCCTAGGGGAAAGCGTTCAAAAATACGGCTATTTGCCTGAATCGCACACAGATTTTATTCTGGCAATCATCTCTGAAGAGCTGGGGATATTTGGAGTGGCGTTTGTCCTGATCCTACTTGCTTTTATCGTGCTGAAAGGTTTGCACATTGCCAGAAACTGTGAAGATGCATTTGGAACGCTGCTTGCAATTGGCATTTCAAGTATGATTGGTATACAGACAGCGATTAACGTTGGAGGAGTAACGGGGCTGTTGCCAATCACAGGAGTTACGCTTCCATTTATCAGCTACGGAGGCTCTTCTATGATCCTATTAATGCTTTCAATGGGGATTCTCATTAACATCTCCATGTTTATTAAATACCGGGCTACCTATCAGAAGACTGAACCTAAGCCGGTAAGTGAAATACACGGAAATACAGTCCCATTTCAATAGAATAAAAGTGTTATACTAATTATAAATGTGTTATACTTTTAGTGATGCAAGTGATGAAGCTTAAGGAGGATTCGTATGTCGCAGAAAAACATTCAGAAAATACTTGTTGCAAACCGCGGTGAAATTGCCATCCGTGTATTCCGTGCCTGCACGGAGCTTAATATCCGGACAGTAGCTATCTATTCTAAAGAAGATTCAGGATCGTTTCACCGGTACAAAGCAGACGAAGCATACATAGTTGGCGAAGGGAAAAAACCGATCGATGCTTATTTGGATATTGATGGCATTATTGAGATTGCCAAAGCCAATCATGTGGATGCCATCCATCCTGGCTATGGATTTTTATCGGAAAATATTCACTTTGCGAGAAGATGCGAGGAAGAGGGAATCATCTTCATTGGCCCAAAATCCAAGCATCTCGATATGTTTGGGGACAAAGTTAAAGCAAGAAAGCAGGCGGAGCTTGCAAATATTCCGGTCATTCCGGGCAGCAACGGACCTGTGCAAAGCTTAGAGGATGTTGTAGAGTTTGGCCGTGAAAATGGCTATCCTTTCATAATTAAAGCTTCACTTGGAGGCGGCGGACGCGGCATGAGAATTGTGCGCAGCGCTGCAGCTGTTAAAGAATCCTATGAACGTGCCAAATCTGAAGCGAAAGCTGCATTTGGCAACGATGAAGTTTACGTTGAGAAGCTAATTGAAAACCCTAAGCACATTGAAGTGCAAATTATTGGTGATGAACACGGCAATATCATTCATTTGTATGAACGTGATTGTTCCGTGCAAAGACGTCATCAAAAAGTGGTTGAAGTAGCTCCAAGCGTCTCTGTTGATGAAAAATTAAGACAAGACATTTGTGATGCTGCCGTTAAACTGATGAACAAAGTTGATTATGTAAACGCAGGAACCGTGGAATTTTTAGTTGCAAAAGGAGAGTATTACTTCATTGAAGTCAACCCGCGTGTTCAAGTAGAACATACGATTACCGAAATGGTCACAGGAATTGATATTGTACAGACTCAAATTATGGTCGCAGAAGGCTATCCCCTACACGGAGAAAAAATTGGCATTCCTGCACAAGATCAAATCAGAGTAACAGGCTATGCCATTCAATCAAGGGTTACAACAGAAGATCCGCTGAATAATTTTATGCCGGATACTGGGAAAATCATGGCTTATCGCTCAGGCGGGGGCTTTGGAGTAAGGCTTGATGCAGGGAACGGATTCCAGGGAGCTGTTATCACTCCGCATTATGATTCATTGCTCGTTAAGCTTTCGACACAGGCACTGACGTTTGAACAGGCTGCTGCAAAAATGATCAGAAACTTAAGGGAATTCAGAATCAGAGGAATTAAAACCAATATTCCATTTTTAGAAAATGTCATCAAACATGAGAAATTCATGTCAGGTGAATACGATACATCTTTTATTGATTCATCACCAGAGCTATTCGTATTTTCAAAGAAAAAAGACCGCGGAACGAAAATGCTTTCCTACATTGGAAATGTAACAGTTAATGGCTTCCCGGGCATTGAAAAGAAAAAGAAGCCGGTCTTTGATAAACTTTACATTCCTAAAGTTAAGCTTTCAGAGCCGATTCCAAGCGGAACAAAGCAGATTCTTGACGAACAGGGTCCGGAAGGTCTTGTGAAATGGCTGAAAGAGCAAAATGAAGTGCTATTAACAGATACTACGTTCCGTGACGCTCACCAATCGCTGCTTGCAACACGCTTAAGAACAAATGACATCAAACATATTGCGGAACCTACGGCAAGACTTCTGCCTAATTTATTTTCGCTTGAAATGTGGGGCGGAGCAACATTTGATGTAGCATACCGTTTTTTAAAAGAAGATCCTTGGGACAGACTTCTCACGGTCAGAAAACAAGTTCCGAATATTCTCCTGCAAATGCTGCTTCGTGCATCTAACGCAGTAGGCTATAAAAATTATCCGGATAATGTTATTGAAGAATTTGTGGAGAAGTCCTCCTATGCAGGAATAGATGTATTCCGTATTTTCGACAGCTTGAATTGGGTTGAAGGAATGCGGCCTGCGATTGAAGCGGTCAGAAAATCAAATAAAATTGCTGAGGCTGCGATCTGCTATACCGGAGATATTTTAGATCCATCCCGCAGAAAGTATGATCTTGAATACTATAAAAATCTTGCTAAAGAACTCGAAGAATCAGGTTCTCATATCTTAGGAATTAAAGATATGGCAGGATTGCTTAAGCCGCAGGCTGCTTATGACTTAATTTCTGCTTTAAAGGAAACAATTTCGATTCCTATTCACCTGCACACACATGATACGAGCGGAAATGGTATTTTCACTTATGCAAAAGCAATTGAAGCGGGAGTAGATGTGGTGGATGTAGCAGTAAGCTCAATGTCCGGCTTAACTTCACAGCCGAGCGCCAATTCTCTCTATCATGCTCTTCAAGGAATGGACCATCGGCCAAAAGCAGATATTGAAGCATTAGAAGAGCTGTCTCAATATTGGGAAGGCGTGCGCCACTACTATCAGGATTTTGAGAGCGGAATGAATTCTCCTCACTCAGAAGTTTACATGCATGAAATGCCGGGAGGACAATACAGCAATCTTCAGCAGCAGGCAAAAGCTGTCGGACTTGATGACCGCTGGAACGAAGTCAAAGAAATGTATCGCCGCGTAAATGATCTGTTCGGAGATATAGTCAAGGTAACACCTTCTTCGAAAGTAGTCGGCGACATGGCCCTCTTTATGGTCCAGAATAATTTGATAGAAGACGATATTTATGAGCGGGGAGAAACGCTTGATTTCCCTGATTCCGTTGTTGAATTATTTGAAGGATACCTTGGACAGCCTCACGGAGGTTTTCCAAAAGAGCTTCAGCGCATTATCTTAAAAGGCCGTGAGCCTATTTTGGTCAGACCTGGTGAATTATTGGAGCCGGTTAACTTCAAAGCATTGAAGGAAGAGCTTTTCCAAAGCTTAAACAGACAAGTGACAAGTTTTGATGCTATAGCGCATGCACTATATCCAAAAGTGTTCATGGACTACACAAAGACATTTGAACAATTTGGAGATATTTCAGTTCTCGATACGCCAACCTTCTTATATGGAATGAGACTTGGCGAAGAAATTGAAGTTGAAATTGAACAGGGGAAAACATTAATTGTAAAGCTTGTTTCAATTGGGGAGCCTCAGCCTGATGGAACACGTGTTGTCTACTTTGAATTAAACGGTCAGCCTCGTGAGGTCATTATTCGTGATGAAAGCATTAAAGCTACGATCACAGCGAAAATGAAAGCTGATAAAGGCAATAAAGATCATATTGGGGCGACAATGCCTGGTACAGTCATCAAGGTTTTGGTTGAAAAGGGCGAAAAGGTCAGCAAGGGCGATCATTTGCTCCTGACTGAAGCGATGAAAATGGAAACGACCGTACAGGCGCCATTCTCAGGTACAATTAAGGATATTCACGTATCGAACGGTGAAGCGATTCAAACTGGAGATTTATTAATTGAATTAACCCATTAAAAAGACAGCCTACGGGCTGTCTTTTTTTTGACTCTGCGGCTAAGTTCCATGGCCTATCCGTTTGGCGGCAGGATTGGCTAGGACTATCAAGAGCCTACAGTCGAACACAGCGAGCAAAGAAAGAGAGCCATAGAAATGTTTAAGGGTATGTAAAAAGAGGGGCGCACATGGCGTCCCTCTTTTTAGATTACTTTTTTATTATCCTTATTCAATTGAGCCTGCCGGTTTATTTTATTTCTGCTTATAAGCAGGATGAAATAGCTGAGAACCCCGAAAAGACAAGAGATAATTAAAGCGTGGGCTAGTGCGACAGCCAAATTTAAACCGGTCAGTACTACTAGAGCTCCTGACACTACTTGCATGGAAATTAGCGCAAAAGCAATCATCCAGCCATAATAAACGACTTTTTGATGTTTATAGTATTTAAAAGCTTTGTAGGCAGCTATGGCAACCCAGATAAAGATTAATGCGGCCGCAAATCTGTGGCCCATTTGAATCCACTCATGCAGGGTGGCCGGAAGACCATATGTCCTGTTACTGCACATTGGCCAATTTGGGCATGCAAGACTTGCTTCTTTATGCCTTACAAATGCGCCGGTATACACAACAATATAGCAGTAGGATATAATGCCGATCATATGAAACTTCATTCTTTTATCAATTATCAAGGATTCCGTATCAAACTTTTTATCTACTTCAAAAATAAGCAAAGTAAGAAGCAGAACGGATGCAAATGATATAAGCGATATCCCGAAATGCAGGGCAAGAACAGCATCGGACTGTCCCCACTTAACTGCGGCAGCGCCAATCAATGCCTGCAGAACCAGGAAAAAGAATGATAAAGCAGCAAGAAACTTTGTCTCGCGTTTATGTCCAATCAAAATCCATGATGAAACAGCTAATAGAAGGACGAGAATGCCTGCTAGCCCGCTTACAACCCGGTGACTGAGCTCAATGACAAGCTCAGGGGTAATCTCTGACGGAATCAGTTCGCCATGACATAGCGGCCAGGAATCGCCGCATCCTGCTCCGGATTCCGTTTTTGTAACTAAAGCTCCTCCTAAGAGTACGAGAAGCATAACGATAGATGTGAGCACGCCTAAACCTTTTAATGCTCGCTGCAAGATGTTCACCTTCTTATTCGTAATAATGAGTTTATCTAAATCGACAAAAATCGAGGGCAGGCGCTTGATTTTAAAGCGGCAGCCTCAGCCGATCAGGCAACAAAAAACATGACTGATATCATCTCTGTTTATTATAGTAGAAAAACAGGCACATTAATAAGGAATTATATGGGGGATTCTTCTGCCGATGTTTTTTTCGCAAAAGATTCCATAATCTATAAAAAATTCCTAATAATTATGATAGAATGTTATCGTGGTCAAAAAGTTATGCCATCATTTTTTAGAGTATCAGTGAATGGGCTGCTTTTCAATTAATTAACCTGTGCAGCTCATCTGCTTCACAATTTCGACATAACTTCTTCATAATTTGTTCACAAAACATTTGCTGATTATGGTTTAATATCAAGAAGGAAGCATTTTGTAAATATTGTTTTATTTAGTATGATATAGAAAGTCTCCATCCTACAGAAGATTCTTTCTATTAGAAACAGAATTGAAAAGGAGGTCTATAAAACGTGCCTGATTCAAGGACCTTATCAGAAACACATCTGAGCGGACACCGCCCGGAAGAAATCCATGAAACGACAGCTCTTAAAGACTTCTTAAGTCTCATTAAAATGGGAATTGTCAATTCTAACATGATTACTACCTTCACGGGACTGTGGCTTGCCTTGCATTTTACAGGACAAAGCTTTCTGCAGAATATAGATAGTGTTTTATTTGTTTTACTTGGTTCATCTTTAATTATTGCTGGTTCATGTGCCATTAATAACTTTTACGACCGTGATATTGATCATATCATGGAAAGAACAAAAATGAGACCGACAGTTACAGGGAAAATGAACCCAATTCAGGCTTTGTGGATTGGTATTTTATTGCTTACGTTCGGCTTTATTCTTCTGCTGATGACAACTGTAACAGCCACGTTAATCGGGTTGATCGGCGTAATTACATACGTCTTTTTATATACAATGTGGACTAAACGCCATTATACACTGAACACTGTTGTAGGAAGTGTATCCGGTGCGGTTCCGC contains these protein-coding regions:
- the pyc gene encoding pyruvate carboxylase, whose amino-acid sequence is MSQKNIQKILVANRGEIAIRVFRACTELNIRTVAIYSKEDSGSFHRYKADEAYIVGEGKKPIDAYLDIDGIIEIAKANHVDAIHPGYGFLSENIHFARRCEEEGIIFIGPKSKHLDMFGDKVKARKQAELANIPVIPGSNGPVQSLEDVVEFGRENGYPFIIKASLGGGGRGMRIVRSAAAVKESYERAKSEAKAAFGNDEVYVEKLIENPKHIEVQIIGDEHGNIIHLYERDCSVQRRHQKVVEVAPSVSVDEKLRQDICDAAVKLMNKVDYVNAGTVEFLVAKGEYYFIEVNPRVQVEHTITEMVTGIDIVQTQIMVAEGYPLHGEKIGIPAQDQIRVTGYAIQSRVTTEDPLNNFMPDTGKIMAYRSGGGFGVRLDAGNGFQGAVITPHYDSLLVKLSTQALTFEQAAAKMIRNLREFRIRGIKTNIPFLENVIKHEKFMSGEYDTSFIDSSPELFVFSKKKDRGTKMLSYIGNVTVNGFPGIEKKKKPVFDKLYIPKVKLSEPIPSGTKQILDEQGPEGLVKWLKEQNEVLLTDTTFRDAHQSLLATRLRTNDIKHIAEPTARLLPNLFSLEMWGGATFDVAYRFLKEDPWDRLLTVRKQVPNILLQMLLRASNAVGYKNYPDNVIEEFVEKSSYAGIDVFRIFDSLNWVEGMRPAIEAVRKSNKIAEAAICYTGDILDPSRRKYDLEYYKNLAKELEESGSHILGIKDMAGLLKPQAAYDLISALKETISIPIHLHTHDTSGNGIFTYAKAIEAGVDVVDVAVSSMSGLTSQPSANSLYHALQGMDHRPKADIEALEELSQYWEGVRHYYQDFESGMNSPHSEVYMHEMPGGQYSNLQQQAKAVGLDDRWNEVKEMYRRVNDLFGDIVKVTPSSKVVGDMALFMVQNNLIEDDIYERGETLDFPDSVVELFEGYLGQPHGGFPKELQRIILKGREPILVRPGELLEPVNFKALKEELFQSLNRQVTSFDAIAHALYPKVFMDYTKTFEQFGDISVLDTPTFLYGMRLGEEIEVEIEQGKTLIVKLVSIGEPQPDGTRVVYFELNGQPREVIIRDESIKATITAKMKADKGNKDHIGATMPGTVIKVLVEKGEKVSKGDHLLLTEAMKMETTVQAPFSGTIKDIHVSNGEAIQTGDLLIELTH
- a CDS encoding heme A synthase produces the protein MQRALKGLGVLTSIVMLLVLLGGALVTKTESGAGCGDSWPLCHGELIPSEITPELVIELSHRVVSGLAGILVLLLAVSSWILIGHKRETKFLAALSFFFLVLQALIGAAAVKWGQSDAVLALHFGISLISFASVLLLTLLIFEVDKKFDTESLIIDKRMKFHMIGIISYCYIVVYTGAFVRHKEASLACPNWPMCSNRTYGLPATLHEWIQMGHRFAAALIFIWVAIAAYKAFKYYKHQKVVYYGWMIAFALISMQVVSGALVVLTGLNLAVALAHALIISCLFGVLSYFILLISRNKINRQAQLNKDNKKVI
- the cyoE gene encoding heme o synthase, giving the protein MPDSRTLSETHLSGHRPEEIHETTALKDFLSLIKMGIVNSNMITTFTGLWLALHFTGQSFLQNIDSVLFVLLGSSLIIAGSCAINNFYDRDIDHIMERTKMRPTVTGKMNPIQALWIGILLLTFGFILLLMTTVTATLIGLIGVITYVFLYTMWTKRHYTLNTVVGSVSGAVPPLIGWAAIDADLSVIAWVLFMIMFIWQPPHFLALAMKRVEEYRAAGIPMLPVVHGFAITKRQMMVWVICLLPLPFYLFQLGVPFIILATALNIGWLVLALSGMKMKDDLKWAKWMFIYSLNYLTILFVAMVLFTIN